GCCCCGGGTGCAAGAACAAGCACGTCTACTATGAGCACAACACCGTTATGACGGTTCGGATGCTTAGAAAGGATCCATCAGGCAAAAGCCACTCCATTAAAGAACTCATGCAGGCTCTGTTCACGGAATCCAAGATATTCGGCTATAATTGCTCAAAGTACTGGATTTTCGAACTcattttccaatcaaaattccccaattttcaggtGCAAAAAGAAATCCGACGCGCCAGTGAAGCCCACACTTCTCCGAGCTCCACAGATCCTGCTAATGCACATTTCTCGCTTCTCGTTTGATGGTTGGGGGAAGAAAATCTCTCGGCCTGTCACCTtaaatgttagtttttaaagaaaacggCACAGGAAAAAAGGGCGGAGTCGCGAGCGCAATCCGCGGCGCGCGATTTCGCAACTCCGCCGCACAGTTTTATCCGAATGGTTTTTCACCTATTTTTCCGCACTTTTAAGTGTTTAAAGTCATTTAATTGAAtagaaattaataatttgtgcttaaaaattcggaaaaatgggtaaaaatagttaaattaagcaacaaaaaaaaaattcaattttgatttcaggAAACTCTCGATGTGACGAGTATGGCCACCGCCGGCGCATCCACCGTCTATAAGCTGTGCGGAGCTGTGATCCATGGTGGGACTACGCTGGACTACGGCCACTATTGGTGTGTGGCTCGATCGAGAAAACGAGAGGAGCAGTTCGTGACGTTGAATGATTCATCGGTAAGGTTCCGTGTGGCAATGTGACCTTCTAGTTCTCCTGTTTCAAACAAGTGAGAGAGAGAACATTGATTCCACAATGCGATTATGCAAAAAGATACATCACGCCGGAGAGATTCGAAGAAATATGAAactccatttaaaaaaaagggcCGAACCGGGGATTGAACGCGGGACCTCTCGCACCCAAAGCGAGAATCATACCACTAGACCATTCGGCCACTGATAAATATTCAGCGGGAAGCCAGAGACGTAAAGCATGCTTGCTTCAAATGACTAATAAAGAATCATTTCTTACCATTTCTACGTCCTTCGCTTCCCGATGGATACTTATCCGTGGCCGAATGGTCTAGTGGTATGATTCTCGCTTTGGGTGCGAGAGGTCCCGGGTTCAATCCCCGGTTCGGCCCattccttttttgttgtttttttcctttttggaATGCCCAGTTAACTATTAATAAATCTACTATTCAGGTCTCCCAACACACGAATCCACGAGATGCTCTTCAATCCTACATTGTGCTCTACAGGCGGCGCGAACACCTGGCCAACGTTGGCAATGAAAAGTCGATGATTTAGTTCAAATAATTGCAATTATTTAGTTCCTCCCCCCACTCATAGCTGTaccctattttttttttaaatttttaccttGAAATCGTGTAGCGTCGTTCCGTGATACATTTTGTTTGCCCCCCTTCCCCACCCGTTTAGTACTGTACTATCGTTTAGCAGTATTTTTCATTGTTGTTCAATCCCgttttacatgtttttttctctctttttatTAATTCTGGCGtaccttttcatttttgaattgccgattagaaaatcatcaaattttgtttaattgctatttatttattcaaaaacaccACAATTAGCAATCACAATATTGGCCTTTGTCCTGCCCTGCTGCGGCCCATTTCCTTCCAGAATTCCCAGATTCTCAATAGCATCCAGAACATCGAATCCCTCGACGAGCTCGCCGAACGCCACGTGGAATCGGTTCATCCACGGAGTTTCGCGAAACGTCACGTAGAATCGTGACGAGTTTGTGTTCTCCCAGCCATAGTTATCCATTCCTAGGATTCCTCTGAAGAATAGGGATTTACCTGGAAATCTGGGggcaaaaaaaactcactttttgtCGTGAAGAATCTCGAAATTCTCGTCGTCGAAATATTTGGTGCCAAACGTGGATTTTCCACCGTCTCGGCGAGCATTTTGGGTTTCAAAATCGCCGGACTTAACATATACGGGAAcataaaattctcaaaatgcGTACtacgcaacatatttgacgcaaaactacagtaattctttaaatgactactgtaacgcttgtgtcgatttacgggcttgattttttaaatgcattaaaatcatttatttgccgataaaatgttgaaattaaacaaaaaatcgaaaatcgagcccataaatcgacacaaccgctacagtagccatttaaaaaattactgtagttttcgctacgagatattttgcgcgtcaaatatgttgtgcaatacgtaTTCTCATTATTGGGGTCTCGTAAAcattcgttcaaaaaaaaaagaattcaacTCACACAAGCACAAAAAGTGGGAATAACCCTATAAAACACGCAATTCTTGTATCCAAAACCAGGCGGCCCGGTGCaaagtttcacaaaattctCACATGTTTTAGGGCATTTTTCAGTGTTCAGCTGGAATATTTTTCGGATTAGCTAATATTACACGTGATGCCAgcctgtcccattacggtttgatctacaaaaaatgcgggactctttcgcccaaaaaatgtgacgtcagcacgttcctaaccatgcgaaatcagttgagaagtctgtgtctcttctcccgctttttttgtagatccacgtagatcaagccgaaatgaggcTTTTTGACATCATGTGATATTACAGGAACTCGAAATTCTGAGATTACGTaatgcgcaacatatttgacgcgcagaATATCTCGtggcgaaaactacagtaactttttaaatgactactgtagcgcttgtctcgatttacgggctcgattatCAAAAATGGACAgctacagtgctggccaaaaagatatccacttttggttttttgtgtgtaacttttttctcaagcatccatttgacttgaatttttccgtgtgCATAAAGCGAAATGTTACGCAAATTTGCGGACCAAACATTacatgattatcgattttttctgaattttatttcaattttttgattttttcgtttttccaattttcattatttttttttgaattatcaataaaacgcACTCTGTTTGTTGCACTGGATTTGTTtggttgataaattatttttaaggtatGGTAAAATCTGTTGGGTGTAAAAATCTTTCCTTGGACGTCAAGAAAGCCATTGTAGCTGGCTTCGAACAAGGAATACCCACGAAAATGCTCGCGCTGTAAATTCAACGTTCTCCGTCGACTATTTGGAAAGTAATCAAGAAGTACCAAACTGAGGtgagttcgaaaaatattattttttaataataaatgtttagaaatccgTCGCTTTGAGAATCTCGCCCGGCAGGCCTCGAGTGACAACCCATAGGATGAATCGCAACATCCTCCGATCAGCAAGAGAAGATCCGCATAGGACCGCCACGGATATTCAAATGATTATAAGTTCTCCAAAAGGACCTTTACCAAGTAAACGAACTGTTCGTCGACGTTTACAGCAAGCAGGACTACACGGACGAAAGCCAGTCAAGAAACCGTTCATCAGTAAGAAAAATCGCATGGCTCGAGTTGCGTGGGCAAAAGCGCATCTTCGTTGGGGACGTCAGGAATGGGCTAAACACATCTGGTCTGACGAAAGCAAGTTCAATTTGTTCGGGAGTGATGGAAATTCCTGGGTACGTCGTCCTGTTGGCTCTAGGTACTCTCCAAAGTATCAATGCCCAACCGTTAAGCATGGAGGTGGGAGCGTCATGGTGTGGGGGTGCTTCACCAGCACTTCCATGGGCCCACTAAGGAGAATCCAAAGCATTATGGATCGTTTTCAATACGAAAACATCTTGGAAACTACAATGCGACCCTGGGCACTTCAAAATGTGGGCCGTGGCTTCGTGTTTTAGCAGGATAACGATCCTAAGCATACTTCTCTTCATGTGCGTTCCTGGTTTCAACGTCGTCGTGTGCATTTGCTCGATTGGC
This is a stretch of genomic DNA from Caenorhabditis elegans chromosome V. It encodes these proteins:
- the T22F3.2 gene encoding USP domain-containing protein (Confirmed by transcript evidence), which codes for MATAGASTVYKLCGAVIHGGTTLDYGHYWCVARSRKREEQFVTLNDSSVSQHTNPRDALQSYIVLYRRREHLANVGNEKSMI
- the T22F3.12 gene encoding Peptidyl-prolyl cis-trans isomerase (Confirmed by transcript evidence), with protein sequence MPKKVFMDITADGAPLGKLVFELNTEKCPKTCENFVKLCTGPPGFGYKNCVFYRVIPTFCACSGDFETQNARRDGGKSTFGTKYFDDENFEILHDKKGILGMDNYGWENTNSSRFYVTFRETPWMNRFHVAFGELVEGFDVLDAIENLGILEGNGPQQGRTKANIVIANCGVFE